One part of the Halostagnicola larsenii XH-48 genome encodes these proteins:
- a CDS encoding archaea-specific SMC-related protein, with product MESELAEKKETVPTAATLTVDNIGGIDNAEVTFQEGVTVLSGRNATNRTSLLQAVMAALGSDQVSLKADADEGSAELEFGDERYRRKLTRQNGAIITDGEPYLEDPDIADLFAFLLESNEARRAVARGDDLRELIMRPVDTAAIQTEIEQCEQRKRSIDEQLEELDGLEQRLPDLEAKRKRVTDEIDDLQEELEEAQAELDEANVDVEERREEQSELETKLGELRDTRSELERTRNRIETERESIDALEDEREDVQQKLESLSAGDDADIGRLEAEIETLQEEKAELSKEISQLQSTIQFNEQLLEEPDSVLADASEPADDAGDDGAITDQLLDDSETVTCWTCGSSVARDQIETTIEQLRDAREDRIQERTEINSDLEERRETVSTINESRSEYQQTQRRLDSIDDEIASRNDRIDELTDDREALTDDIDELETEIDDLETDDYSGILDQHKEVNQLEFKLERKERERDEIDDEISSIEDRLGNREDLEARREDVTDELTDLRTRIEQIEENAVSAFNEHMENLLDTLEYGNLDRVWIARTTREAREGRRKVTKSSFDLKIVRSTDSGTAYEDSIEHLSESEREVTGLVFALAGYLVHDVYETVPFMLLDSLEAIDSDRIASVIEYFESYVPYLIVALLEEDAQAVETNHERVTEI from the coding sequence ATGGAAAGTGAATTAGCGGAGAAAAAAGAGACGGTTCCGACAGCCGCAACCCTGACTGTCGACAATATCGGCGGAATCGACAACGCGGAGGTCACCTTCCAGGAGGGTGTTACCGTCCTTTCGGGGCGAAACGCCACCAACCGAACGTCGCTTCTCCAGGCGGTCATGGCCGCACTTGGAAGCGATCAGGTAAGTCTCAAAGCCGACGCCGACGAAGGAAGCGCTGAACTCGAGTTCGGCGACGAACGCTACCGACGCAAGCTCACGCGCCAGAACGGGGCTATCATCACCGACGGCGAGCCGTATCTCGAGGACCCAGATATCGCCGACCTGTTCGCGTTCTTACTCGAATCCAACGAAGCGCGACGCGCCGTCGCACGCGGCGACGACCTGCGCGAACTCATCATGCGCCCGGTCGATACGGCCGCCATCCAGACAGAAATCGAACAGTGCGAACAACGAAAGCGCTCGATCGACGAGCAACTCGAGGAGTTAGACGGCCTCGAACAGCGCCTCCCCGACCTCGAGGCCAAGCGCAAACGCGTCACTGACGAAATCGACGACCTGCAGGAGGAACTCGAAGAGGCCCAAGCGGAGCTCGACGAAGCCAACGTTGACGTCGAAGAGCGCCGCGAAGAGCAGTCGGAACTCGAAACCAAACTCGGCGAACTCCGAGACACCCGCTCGGAACTCGAGCGCACCCGCAACCGCATCGAGACCGAACGCGAAAGTATCGACGCCCTCGAAGACGAACGCGAGGACGTTCAACAGAAACTCGAATCGCTCTCGGCGGGCGACGACGCCGATATCGGCCGACTGGAAGCCGAAATCGAAACCCTGCAGGAAGAAAAGGCGGAGCTCTCGAAGGAAATCTCCCAGCTCCAGAGCACCATCCAGTTCAACGAACAACTGCTCGAGGAGCCCGATTCGGTGCTCGCGGACGCCAGCGAGCCGGCTGACGACGCAGGCGACGACGGGGCGATCACCGACCAGTTGCTCGACGATTCGGAGACGGTCACCTGCTGGACCTGTGGCTCCTCGGTGGCCCGCGATCAGATCGAGACGACGATCGAACAGCTTCGTGATGCGCGCGAGGATCGCATTCAGGAACGGACCGAAATCAATAGCGACCTCGAAGAGCGCCGAGAGACCGTCTCGACCATCAACGAGAGTCGAAGCGAGTACCAGCAGACCCAGCGCCGTCTCGACTCGATCGACGACGAAATCGCCTCTCGAAACGATCGCATCGACGAGTTGACCGACGACCGCGAGGCTCTCACCGACGACATCGACGAACTCGAGACCGAGATCGACGACCTCGAGACCGACGACTACAGCGGCATCCTCGACCAACACAAGGAGGTCAACCAACTCGAGTTCAAACTCGAGCGCAAAGAGCGCGAACGCGACGAGATCGACGACGAGATCAGTTCGATCGAGGATCGACTCGGGAACCGCGAGGATCTCGAGGCCCGACGCGAGGACGTGACCGACGAACTGACGGACCTGCGGACGCGGATCGAACAAATCGAGGAGAACGCGGTCAGCGCGTTCAACGAACACATGGAGAACCTGCTCGACACCCTCGAGTACGGCAACCTCGACCGGGTGTGGATCGCGCGAACGACCCGCGAGGCACGCGAGGGACGGCGGAAGGTGACCAAGTCGTCGTTCGACCTCAAAATCGTCCGCAGCACCGACAGCGGGACGGCCTACGAGGACTCGATCGAACACCTGAGCGAAAGCGAACGCGAGGTCACCGGACTCGTCTTTGCGCTCGCGGGCTACCTCGTCCACGACGTCTACGAGACGGTGCCGTTCATGCTACTCGACTCGCTCGAGGCGATCGACTCCGACCGGATCGCCTCGGTCATCGAGTACTTCGAATCCTACGTCCCCTACCTCATCGTCGCGCTGCTCGAAGAGGACGCACAGGCCGTCGAAACCAACCACGAACGGGTCACCGAGATCTAA
- a CDS encoding glycoside hydrolase family 88 protein yields MPREPAAQVAGTADAGLPDRYAESTTVDRAALDQALSVAIDRIDDSLEEFYDRFPTPSSDDLTYGPTDNMDGWTASFWTGLCWLAYEVTGERRFRDAAETQLETFERRLERGDTETHDLGFLYTLSAVAGHRLTGSERYRSMALSAADLLAERFWEAPGLIQAWGDHEAEDESWERGRMIIDTMMNLPLLFWASEETGESRYAAIAETHARTNAHHIVRSDGSTYHTFKCDVESGAPIGGETAQGYDADSCWSRGQTWAIYGYAVAADYADEGAYAQLSAKLANYYLTHLEADSVPRWDFDAPADRNIRDTSAAAIAACGLDELGRQLPLADDRARGYRNAARTTLSSLAENYVAGADSNGLLTDGAYHTLDGDYDECCIWGDYFYVEGLVRATEHWSRYW; encoded by the coding sequence ATGCCGCGTGAACCAGCCGCACAAGTAGCCGGAACCGCTGATGCGGGGCTGCCGGATCGATACGCAGAGTCGACGACCGTCGACCGAGCGGCGTTAGACCAGGCTCTGTCGGTCGCCATCGACCGGATCGACGACTCCCTCGAGGAGTTTTACGACCGGTTTCCGACCCCCTCGAGCGACGACCTCACCTACGGGCCGACGGACAACATGGATGGCTGGACCGCGTCGTTCTGGACGGGGTTGTGCTGGCTCGCGTACGAGGTCACCGGGGAACGACGATTTCGGGATGCCGCCGAGACGCAACTCGAGACGTTCGAACGTCGGTTAGAACGCGGCGATACCGAGACGCACGACCTCGGCTTTCTCTACACGTTGTCGGCGGTCGCCGGCCACCGCCTCACCGGAAGCGAACGGTATCGTTCGATGGCGCTCTCGGCCGCCGACCTCCTCGCCGAGAGGTTCTGGGAAGCTCCCGGACTCATTCAGGCCTGGGGCGACCACGAGGCAGAAGACGAGTCGTGGGAGCGAGGCCGGATGATCATCGACACGATGATGAATCTCCCCCTGTTGTTCTGGGCGAGCGAGGAGACGGGCGAGTCGCGCTACGCCGCGATCGCGGAGACGCACGCTCGCACGAACGCACATCATATCGTCCGTTCCGACGGCTCCACGTACCACACGTTCAAGTGCGACGTCGAAAGCGGCGCGCCGATCGGCGGCGAAACGGCGCAAGGATACGACGCGGACTCCTGCTGGTCGCGGGGCCAAACGTGGGCGATCTACGGCTACGCGGTCGCCGCCGATTACGCCGACGAAGGCGCCTACGCTCAGCTCTCTGCGAAGCTGGCCAACTACTATCTCACGCACCTCGAGGCGGACAGCGTCCCCCGATGGGACTTCGACGCACCCGCAGACCGGAACATCCGCGACACGTCGGCTGCTGCGATCGCAGCCTGTGGCCTCGATGAACTCGGTCGTCAATTGCCCCTCGCGGACGACCGCGCTCGCGGCTACCGGAACGCCGCCCGGACGACGCTCTCGAGTCTCGCGGAGAACTACGTCGCGGGAGCGGATTCGAACGGCCTGCTCACAGACGGCGCGTACCACACCCTAGACGGCGACTACGACGAGTGTTGCATCTGGGGCGATTACTTCTACGTCGAGGGACTCGTTCGAGCGACCGAACACTGGTCCCGATACTGGTGA
- a CDS encoding universal stress protein, with protein MDHALVVIDDTDDHRSLLAEAGQLAHDTGAKLTVLSWITPDQTDETAKNLEVIEQIEGTSYSDPGSAATAKQFARQFATDVFESFDDPIEFDADGIVTEDDDRADEIIAAAERLECDHVFIVGRRRSPTGKALFGDVAQRILLNFDGTVTLRMT; from the coding sequence ATGGATCACGCACTTGTCGTTATCGACGACACCGACGACCACCGATCGCTCCTCGCGGAAGCCGGACAGTTAGCCCACGATACGGGCGCGAAACTGACCGTACTCTCGTGGATAACGCCGGACCAGACCGACGAGACGGCGAAGAACCTCGAGGTCATCGAACAGATCGAAGGGACGTCCTACAGCGACCCCGGCTCTGCCGCCACGGCAAAGCAGTTCGCCCGACAGTTCGCCACGGACGTGTTCGAATCGTTCGACGACCCGATCGAGTTCGACGCCGACGGAATCGTCACCGAGGACGACGACCGCGCGGACGAAATTATCGCCGCCGCCGAGCGACTCGAGTGCGATCACGTCTTTATCGTCGGCCGACGCCGGTCGCCGACCGGAAAGGCGCTGTTCGGGGACGTCGCCCAGCGCATCCTGCTCAACTTCGACGGCACCGTAACCCTCAGAATGACCTGA
- the rdfA gene encoding rod-determining factor RdfA: MTEQNSAAESTPSCGCKLGRIGGEYELSGLDDELVALWTGNADEQYSTRKLATYVNELVLETAFEEAGVSAKEGEVENTYRLLTDDDVTSGTQVQTRNELERDGVPIEQVESDFISHQTVYNHLTKCLEASLETPSDEERLERSREKLGSLQNRTAAVTSDTVAHLERNEILDIGDYNVSVGITVTCEDCFEEYTIRDLLENRSCSCGGTDT, translated from the coding sequence GTGACTGAACAAAATTCAGCGGCGGAATCAACCCCGTCCTGTGGGTGCAAACTCGGTCGAATCGGCGGCGAGTATGAACTTTCGGGGCTCGACGATGAACTCGTCGCGCTCTGGACAGGAAACGCCGACGAACAGTACAGTACGCGGAAATTGGCGACCTACGTGAACGAACTCGTCCTCGAGACGGCCTTCGAGGAAGCGGGTGTCTCAGCGAAGGAAGGTGAGGTCGAGAACACGTATCGCCTGCTCACGGACGACGATGTGACGAGCGGGACGCAAGTACAGACACGGAACGAACTCGAGCGCGACGGCGTGCCAATCGAGCAGGTCGAATCGGACTTCATCTCCCATCAGACCGTATACAATCACCTCACGAAGTGTCTCGAGGCATCGCTCGAGACGCCGAGTGACGAAGAGCGCCTGGAACGAAGCCGCGAAAAACTCGGCTCGCTACAGAATCGGACGGCTGCGGTGACATCGGATACAGTCGCTCATCTCGAGCGAAACGAGATCCTCGATATCGGCGATTACAACGTCTCTGTTGGAATCACAGTGACTTGCGAGGACTGTTTCGAAGAGTACACCATCAGAGACCTTCTCGAGAATCGATCGTGTAGCTGTGGCGGGACAGACACGTAA
- a CDS encoding glycosyl hydrolase 115 family protein — protein sequence MITDAPADDGVPIVSDDLVADLYVDPNDHEVASVATSDLADDVERVTGRHPDAISSLENVSARAVIVGTLGRSEGVEKCLPASDIDAEGLADERESFVIETVDNPIPGLESCVLIAGSDRRGTAYGAYELSKRIGVSPWYWWADVPAERRDSIVLEAGTYRFGPPSVTHRGIFLNDEDFGLRPWASETFAPEEADDRPGLGPKTYARVFELLLRLKANTIWPAMHPDTKAFYRYPENPAVAEKYAITVGTSHCEPLHRNNVDEWEAEFGEWNYATNRERIRRYWRERVEAVVDHDNIFTLGMRGIHDSGMPGGETREETLELLQQVIDDQRRILEDVHDRPVEEIPQVFCPYKEVLELYRGGLDVPEDVCLMWPDDNNGYVRELPIEPERQRDGGSGLYYHLSYWGRPHDYLWLSSVPPGLIRTELLKAYDAGARDYWIVNVGDIKPTETEMEFALDIAWDVEAARSVSSDEWLRTWASREFGASHAEDIAEILAEYYRLSLARKPEHMGWSTVYPDTRPDEPAFSFVHEGDEARRRIEAFDRLLERAEGIYDALSTDRRPSFYQLVLYQVRCAAAMSKKYLHAARSRLYAGQGRTAANRYAELAKRAHRTIESETQYYNETLSDGKWDGMQSHRPRDLPVFDPPATARVTPQEGAALGVAAEGHRAPIRGYESAPPSLPTFVPALETDRFIDLFARGEDPIEWTATASHEWIDLEDTEGVLVDERRLWVGIDRDTFPDERSTGQVTISGAGVEKTVRVEVATPFGEPAGEFLETNGAVAIEAEQYTDTRAGDPGFWTRCDVPGRTSGTTVAVRPATFSSHEPESDSAPLVEYDVELSTTGSVDIEVQCTPTQALTEHRDLRYAVSIDDGERQVASIDPDGGEHDPQWQQNVLRGAAIATTSHDIETAGTHTIQLRALDPGLVVDRIVIYTERTGETYLGPRESALERESIRQNN from the coding sequence ATGATCACTGATGCGCCCGCAGACGACGGCGTTCCGATCGTGAGCGACGATCTCGTCGCCGACCTCTACGTCGACCCAAACGATCACGAGGTCGCTTCGGTCGCGACGAGCGACCTCGCCGACGACGTCGAACGCGTGACCGGACGCCATCCCGACGCCATCTCGTCGCTCGAGAACGTTTCTGCGCGTGCAGTGATCGTCGGCACGCTCGGGCGCTCCGAGGGCGTCGAGAAGTGCTTGCCGGCGAGCGACATCGACGCCGAGGGTCTGGCGGACGAACGGGAGAGCTTCGTCATCGAAACGGTCGACAACCCGATTCCCGGCCTCGAGTCGTGCGTGCTAATCGCCGGAAGCGACCGGCGTGGTACGGCCTACGGCGCGTACGAACTCTCGAAACGGATCGGCGTGTCGCCGTGGTACTGGTGGGCCGATGTGCCGGCAGAACGGCGCGATTCCATCGTTCTCGAGGCGGGAACGTACAGGTTCGGACCGCCCTCGGTCACCCACCGGGGGATCTTCCTCAACGACGAGGACTTCGGATTGCGACCGTGGGCGTCGGAGACGTTCGCGCCGGAAGAGGCCGACGACCGGCCCGGACTCGGCCCGAAGACGTACGCTCGAGTCTTCGAATTGCTGTTGCGGCTCAAAGCGAACACGATCTGGCCGGCGATGCACCCCGATACGAAGGCGTTCTACCGCTATCCCGAAAACCCGGCAGTCGCCGAGAAGTACGCGATCACCGTCGGCACCTCACACTGCGAACCCTTACACAGAAACAACGTCGATGAGTGGGAAGCCGAGTTCGGCGAGTGGAACTACGCGACGAACCGCGAGCGGATCCGACGTTACTGGCGCGAGCGCGTCGAAGCCGTCGTCGATCACGACAACATCTTCACCCTGGGTATGCGCGGGATTCACGATTCTGGCATGCCCGGCGGGGAGACCCGCGAGGAAACCCTCGAGTTGCTCCAGCAGGTGATCGACGACCAGCGACGGATACTCGAGGACGTTCACGACCGACCCGTCGAGGAGATCCCGCAAGTGTTCTGCCCGTACAAGGAAGTCCTCGAACTGTATCGCGGGGGGCTCGACGTTCCGGAGGACGTCTGCCTGATGTGGCCCGACGACAACAACGGCTACGTGCGAGAACTGCCCATCGAGCCGGAACGCCAGCGCGACGGCGGCTCGGGGCTCTACTATCACCTCTCTTACTGGGGCCGACCCCACGATTACCTCTGGCTCTCGAGCGTGCCGCCCGGACTCATCCGAACGGAACTGCTGAAAGCCTACGACGCCGGCGCTCGCGACTACTGGATCGTAAACGTTGGCGATATCAAGCCGACGGAAACCGAGATGGAGTTCGCCCTCGACATCGCCTGGGACGTCGAGGCGGCCCGATCCGTCTCGAGCGACGAGTGGCTCCGCACCTGGGCGAGCCGCGAGTTCGGAGCGTCTCACGCCGAGGACATCGCCGAAATCCTCGCCGAGTACTACCGGCTGTCGCTCGCCCGAAAGCCCGAGCACATGGGATGGTCGACAGTGTATCCGGACACGCGCCCGGACGAACCTGCGTTCAGTTTCGTCCACGAGGGCGACGAAGCGCGCCGGCGAATCGAGGCGTTCGACCGGTTGCTCGAGCGAGCGGAGGGGATATATGACGCGCTTTCAACGGATCGACGCCCGAGTTTCTACCAGCTGGTCTTGTACCAGGTTCGATGTGCCGCCGCGATGTCGAAAAAGTACCTCCACGCAGCCAGGAGTAGACTGTACGCGGGACAGGGACGCACGGCAGCAAACCGCTATGCCGAGCTGGCAAAACGCGCTCACCGCACTATCGAGTCGGAGACGCAATACTACAACGAAACCCTCTCCGACGGCAAATGGGACGGCATGCAATCACACCGACCGCGAGACCTGCCGGTGTTCGATCCGCCTGCAACGGCGCGGGTAACGCCACAGGAGGGAGCCGCACTCGGCGTCGCCGCGGAGGGTCACCGAGCACCGATTCGCGGGTACGAGAGTGCCCCGCCGTCGCTTCCGACGTTCGTTCCAGCGCTCGAGACCGATCGATTCATCGACCTGTTCGCACGCGGTGAGGATCCCATCGAGTGGACCGCGACTGCCAGTCACGAGTGGATCGACCTCGAGGACACCGAGGGTGTGCTGGTAGACGAACGTCGACTGTGGGTCGGTATCGACCGGGACACCTTCCCGGATGAGCGTTCGACAGGACAGGTCACGATTTCGGGAGCCGGCGTCGAGAAAACGGTTCGAGTCGAGGTCGCGACGCCGTTCGGCGAACCAGCGGGGGAGTTCCTCGAAACGAACGGGGCTGTCGCCATCGAGGCCGAACAATACACCGATACCCGCGCGGGCGACCCCGGTTTCTGGACTCGGTGTGACGTCCCGGGCCGGACATCCGGTACGACCGTTGCCGTACGGCCGGCGACGTTCTCGAGCCACGAACCTGAGAGCGATTCGGCTCCGCTGGTAGAGTACGACGTCGAACTCTCGACTACCGGGTCGGTGGACATCGAGGTACAGTGTACCCCGACGCAGGCGCTTACCGAGCACCGGGACCTGCGGTACGCAGTCTCCATCGACGACGGCGAGCGACAAGTTGCGTCGATCGATCCCGATGGCGGAGAACACGATCCCCAGTGGCAGCAAAACGTCCTCCGTGGTGCCGCGATAGCGACGACGTCACACGACATCGAAACGGCCGGGACCCATACCATCCAACTCCGGGCGCTCGACCCCGGACTCGTCGTGGATCGGATCGTTATCTACACCGAGCGGACCGGTGAGACCTATCTCGGGCCGCGGGAGTCGGCACTCGAGCGAGAATCCATCAGACAGAACAATTAA
- a CDS encoding IclR family transcriptional regulator → MSHEAKNPIKSTKTTFRIIEALMELDGSGVTELADHLNLPKSNVHNYLSTLEEEEYVVKNESTFHVGIRFLELGAHARSRRDLYRIARPEMHKLADETGELVNLLVEEHGRGTYIYRVAGDNAVRVDAHTGTRVQLHCTALGKAILAYLPERRVNEIVDRHGLPKITENTVTDREELREGLSEVRERGVAFDMEERLKGLQCAAAPVRGNTGRVLGAVSISGPTTRVSGSRLEEDVPLLLKQATNIIELNVTYS, encoded by the coding sequence ATGTCACACGAGGCGAAGAACCCAATCAAATCGACCAAAACAACATTTCGAATTATCGAGGCGTTGATGGAACTCGACGGATCAGGCGTCACGGAGCTTGCTGACCACCTAAACCTGCCGAAGAGTAACGTTCACAATTATCTTAGCACGCTCGAGGAAGAAGAGTACGTCGTGAAAAACGAATCGACGTTCCACGTCGGAATACGATTTCTCGAACTTGGCGCACACGCACGTAGTCGTCGGGATTTGTATCGAATCGCACGACCCGAGATGCACAAACTGGCCGATGAAACGGGAGAACTAGTAAATCTGTTGGTCGAAGAACACGGACGAGGAACGTACATCTATCGCGTGGCCGGAGACAACGCGGTCCGCGTTGATGCACACACCGGCACCCGCGTCCAACTGCATTGTACGGCACTCGGCAAAGCGATCCTCGCGTACCTTCCGGAGCGGCGGGTCAACGAGATCGTCGATCGCCACGGATTGCCCAAAATAACCGAAAACACGGTCACCGACCGCGAGGAGTTGCGAGAAGGGCTCTCGGAGGTCCGAGAACGGGGCGTGGCCTTCGACATGGAAGAGCGGTTAAAAGGGCTACAATGTGCCGCCGCGCCGGTTAGAGGGAATACGGGCAGGGTACTCGGGGCAGTTTCGATATCCGGACCGACGACGAGAGTCAGCGGTTCGCGTCTCGAAGAGGACGTTCCGTTGTTGCTCAAGCAGGCGACCAATATCATCGAGTTGAATGTTACGTATTCGTAA
- a CDS encoding Gfo/Idh/MocA family protein, whose translation MSHRVAVIGTGTEPDDPDENGYAMAYHHATAYENHPECDLVACADIVRKNAEAFADEFDIADEGVFTSYEEMLEAVEPDIVSLCVPPAVHDSIAIDCARSGVVEAIHCEKPMADSYGGARMMAQEASRHDVQLTFNHQRRYSDAVRTAKELLDDGAIGDLERIEFAAPVGIFDYGSHSFDLCNYFNDEVTAEWALGQIEYSEENILFGTHNENQAVVLWEYENGVTGLGTSGGGEGPSPTNAVNCHHRLIGTRGTMELDPSVDGEESPTLRVRGPGDDDWRTVETEDGMHSWEFIDRAIADNVRCLEAGEEPELGAENALNATELIFATWESARKRGRVDLPLNIDGNPLTEMVESGELSPVAPAEDE comes from the coding sequence ATGTCTCACCGAGTCGCGGTTATCGGTACCGGAACGGAACCCGACGATCCAGATGAAAACGGCTACGCGATGGCGTATCACCACGCGACGGCGTACGAAAACCACCCGGAATGCGATCTCGTCGCGTGTGCCGATATCGTTCGAAAGAACGCCGAGGCCTTCGCCGACGAGTTCGACATCGCCGACGAGGGAGTGTTTACATCCTACGAGGAGATGCTCGAGGCGGTCGAACCCGACATCGTCTCGCTGTGCGTGCCGCCGGCGGTCCACGACTCGATCGCGATCGACTGCGCTCGATCCGGCGTCGTCGAGGCGATCCACTGCGAGAAGCCGATGGCCGACAGCTACGGCGGGGCGCGCATGATGGCCCAGGAGGCGAGCCGCCACGACGTCCAGTTGACGTTCAACCACCAGCGCCGATACAGCGACGCGGTGCGAACGGCGAAGGAACTGCTCGACGACGGAGCGATCGGCGACTTAGAACGAATCGAGTTCGCCGCACCCGTGGGCATCTTCGATTACGGTTCGCACTCGTTCGACCTCTGTAATTACTTCAACGACGAGGTCACCGCCGAGTGGGCGCTCGGACAGATCGAGTACAGCGAGGAAAACATCCTCTTTGGTACGCACAACGAGAATCAGGCGGTCGTCCTCTGGGAGTACGAAAACGGTGTCACCGGCCTCGGAACGAGCGGGGGAGGTGAGGGCCCTAGTCCGACGAACGCAGTCAACTGCCATCATCGGTTGATCGGCACCCGCGGGACGATGGAACTCGATCCGTCCGTCGACGGCGAGGAGTCTCCGACGCTGCGCGTTCGCGGGCCCGGCGACGACGACTGGAGAACGGTCGAGACAGAGGACGGCATGCACAGCTGGGAGTTCATCGACCGCGCAATCGCCGACAACGTCCGCTGTCTCGAGGCCGGCGAGGAACCCGAACTCGGCGCGGAGAACGCCTTGAACGCGACCGAACTCATCTTCGCCACGTGGGAGTCAGCCCGCAAGCGCGGACGCGTGGACCTGCCGTTGAACATCGACGGAAACCCGTTGACGGAGATGGTCGAATCCGGCGAACTGTCCCCGGTCGCGCCGGCGGAGGACGAGTAA
- a CDS encoding sodium:calcium antiporter — protein sequence MVLGGLLQTSTLGNILIIVVATGLVWIGSNWLEASAEQLSGYYGLPAVVQGSIVVAIGSSFPELASVVVTALSGTFNMGVGAIVGSAIFNILVIPAISGIAADGDLETNRAIVYKEAQFYMLAVSTVIITFALAVIYVPASDGPELTGHITRPLALIPLLLYGLYIFIQWQDVSDHEAGAVTEGIAVWREWGKLAAGLAVILLAVELLVGSVESLSTTFGIPEFIAGVTIIAAATSLPDTFVSVRLARDGKGITSLGNVLGSNTFDLLVAIPIGVLIVGQAPVDFAVGVPMLGVLTFATVLLFSFLRTDLLLSKLESTVLLLAYAFFVVWILAETVGVTQLIKTA from the coding sequence ATGGTTCTCGGTGGCTTGCTCCAAACGTCGACGCTCGGCAATATCCTCATCATCGTCGTCGCGACTGGGCTCGTCTGGATCGGTAGCAACTGGCTCGAAGCGTCCGCAGAACAGCTTTCGGGGTATTACGGTCTCCCGGCGGTCGTACAGGGGTCGATCGTCGTGGCCATCGGCTCGAGTTTTCCCGAACTCGCAAGCGTCGTAGTGACGGCGCTGTCTGGAACGTTCAACATGGGCGTCGGGGCGATCGTCGGCTCGGCTATTTTCAATATTCTCGTCATCCCCGCGATATCCGGAATCGCCGCCGACGGGGACTTAGAAACGAATCGAGCCATCGTATACAAGGAAGCGCAGTTCTACATGCTCGCGGTCTCGACGGTGATCATCACCTTCGCACTCGCCGTCATCTACGTTCCCGCGTCGGACGGTCCCGAGTTAACCGGTCATATCACCCGCCCCCTGGCGCTGATCCCGCTCCTGTTGTACGGCCTGTACATATTCATTCAGTGGCAAGATGTGAGCGATCACGAGGCAGGCGCCGTAACCGAAGGAATCGCTGTTTGGCGCGAGTGGGGCAAACTCGCCGCCGGACTGGCCGTTATTCTCCTCGCCGTCGAGTTGCTGGTCGGGAGCGTCGAGTCGCTGAGCACCACGTTCGGCATTCCCGAATTTATCGCCGGCGTGACCATCATCGCGGCGGCGACGAGTCTCCCCGACACGTTCGTAAGCGTGCGGTTAGCTCGAGACGGCAAGGGGATTACGAGCCTCGGGAACGTCCTCGGATCGAACACGTTCGACCTGTTGGTCGCGATTCCGATCGGCGTCCTCATCGTCGGACAAGCGCCCGTCGACTTCGCCGTGGGCGTCCCGATGCTCGGCGTGCTCACGTTCGCGACAGTCCTGTTGTTTTCGTTTCTGCGGACCGATCTCTTGCTCTCGAAGCTCGAATCCACCGTCCTTTTGCTGGCCTACGCGTTCTTCGTCGTATGGATTCTGGCCGAAACCGTCGGGGTGACACAACTCATCAAGACGGCGTAG
- a CDS encoding hydroxypyruvate isomerase family protein, which translates to MAALSVCVEMVYDDEPFHERITRAAEAGADGVEFWDWRAKDLEQIEAAAAAAEIPIVGCVAGGTLTDPDGTDEAVETIRESIETAEALEIPTLIATTGPDQDGLDRSTQHEAIVSALSRIADDAESAGVTIVLEPLNTAVDHPEYYLETAAEGFEIVDAVDSPNVQLLYDVYHQQVTEGNVIQTITENADRIGHFHVADVPGRHEPRTGELNYENVIEAIDSTEYDGYVGCEFSPVGDPDEALAEVLNWC; encoded by the coding sequence ATGGCCGCCCTTTCGGTCTGCGTGGAGATGGTGTACGACGACGAGCCGTTTCACGAACGCATCACGCGGGCCGCCGAGGCCGGCGCCGACGGCGTCGAGTTCTGGGACTGGCGAGCGAAGGACTTAGAGCAAATCGAGGCAGCCGCAGCGGCTGCGGAAATCCCGATCGTTGGCTGCGTCGCGGGCGGGACGCTGACAGATCCCGACGGGACCGACGAGGCCGTCGAGACGATCCGCGAGTCGATCGAGACCGCCGAAGCCCTCGAGATACCCACGTTGATCGCGACCACCGGACCGGACCAGGACGGGCTGGATCGGTCGACCCAGCACGAGGCCATCGTCTCGGCGCTCTCGCGGATCGCAGACGACGCCGAATCGGCCGGCGTGACGATCGTGCTGGAGCCGCTGAACACGGCCGTCGATCATCCGGAGTACTACCTCGAGACGGCAGCAGAGGGCTTCGAGATCGTCGACGCCGTCGACTCGCCGAACGTGCAGTTGCTCTACGATGTCTACCATCAACAGGTCACGGAGGGGAACGTCATCCAGACCATCACGGAGAACGCCGACCGGATCGGACACTTCCACGTGGCCGACGTTCCCGGTCGACACGAGCCCAGAACCGGGGAACTGAACTACGAGAACGTTATCGAAGCGATCGATTCGACGGAGTACGACGGCTACGTCGGCTGCGAGTTCTCGCCGGTCGGCGACCCCGATGAGGCGCTGGCTGAAGTGCTCAACTGGTGTTGA